The following coding sequences are from one Streptomyces venezuelae window:
- a CDS encoding HD domain-containing protein yields MSETIAGIRIPDSALAKEATELVRDAAAPLLFDHSRRVFLWGSLRGREQGLSYDPELLYVGAMFHDLGLTERFRRTDQRFEIDGADEARRFLHGHGITDERADRVWTAIALHTTPEIPLHMAPEVALLTRGVELDVLGIGYDAVTDEERATVVAAHPRPDFKNRIVAAFADGIKDRPRTAFGNVKADVLAHCVPGFERGDFVEVIKGSDWPE; encoded by the coding sequence GGAGGCGACGGAGCTGGTGCGCGACGCCGCCGCACCCCTGCTGTTCGACCACTCCCGGCGCGTGTTCCTGTGGGGGTCGCTGCGGGGCCGGGAACAGGGACTGAGCTACGACCCGGAGCTGCTCTACGTGGGAGCGATGTTCCACGACCTGGGGCTGACCGAGCGCTTCCGCCGCACCGACCAGCGCTTCGAGATCGACGGCGCGGACGAGGCCCGCCGCTTCCTGCACGGGCACGGCATCACGGACGAGCGGGCGGACCGCGTCTGGACGGCGATCGCCCTGCACACCACCCCCGAGATCCCGCTCCACATGGCGCCCGAGGTCGCTCTGTTGACCCGCGGCGTGGAACTGGACGTCCTGGGGATCGGGTACGACGCCGTCACGGACGAGGAGCGCGCGACCGTGGTCGCGGCGCACCCGCGCCCGGACTTCAAGAACCGCATCGTCGCCGCGTTCGCCGACGGCATCAAGGACCGCCCGCGGACCGCCTTCGGCAACGTCAAGGCGGATGTGCTGGCCCACTGCGTCCCCGGCTTCGAGCGCGGTGACTTCGTGGAGGTCATCAAGGGCTCCGACTGGCCGGAGTGA